One genomic window of Conyzicola nivalis includes the following:
- the sucC gene encoding ADP-forming succinate--CoA ligase subunit beta has translation MDLFEYQARDLFESYGVPVLAGIIADSPAEAQAAAEKIGGTVVVKAQVKAGGRGKAGGVKVVHTPEDAFAAASAILGLDIKGHTVKRVMVAAGARIAQEFYFSVLLDRANRSYLSLCSVEGGMEIEELAVERPDALARIEIDPGAGVDLAKATEIAIAGGFPAELVDKVAPVLVKLYEVYKGEDATLVEVNPLVLTEDGDIVALDGKVSLDENAGFRHPAHAELEDAEAADPLEAKAKLHDLNYVKLDGEVGIIGNGAGLVMSTLDVVAYAGERHGGVKPANFLDIGGGASAEVMAAGLDVILGDEQVKSVFVNVFGGITACDAVANGIVGALEVLGDAASKPLVVRLDGNKVEEGRAILVAAAHPLVTLATTMDEGADKAAELASK, from the coding sequence GTGGATCTTTTCGAGTATCAGGCAAGGGACCTTTTTGAGTCCTACGGAGTGCCTGTACTTGCCGGCATCATTGCCGACAGCCCAGCAGAAGCCCAAGCAGCAGCCGAGAAGATCGGCGGCACGGTCGTCGTCAAGGCCCAGGTAAAGGCCGGTGGTCGCGGCAAGGCCGGCGGCGTGAAGGTCGTGCACACCCCCGAAGACGCGTTCGCCGCGGCATCCGCGATTCTCGGCCTCGATATCAAGGGACACACCGTCAAGCGCGTGATGGTGGCCGCCGGTGCCCGCATCGCCCAGGAGTTCTACTTCTCGGTGCTGCTCGACCGCGCCAACCGCAGCTACCTCTCGCTCTGCAGCGTCGAGGGCGGCATGGAGATCGAGGAGCTCGCGGTCGAGCGTCCCGACGCCCTCGCCCGCATCGAGATCGACCCCGGCGCCGGCGTCGACCTGGCCAAGGCCACCGAGATCGCGATCGCCGGCGGATTCCCCGCCGAGCTGGTCGACAAGGTCGCGCCGGTTCTCGTAAAGCTCTACGAGGTCTATAAGGGTGAGGATGCCACGCTGGTCGAGGTCAACCCGCTCGTGCTCACCGAGGACGGCGACATCGTGGCCCTCGACGGCAAGGTCTCGCTCGACGAGAACGCCGGATTTCGTCACCCCGCGCACGCCGAGCTGGAAGACGCCGAAGCGGCCGACCCGCTCGAGGCCAAGGCCAAGCTGCACGACCTCAACTACGTGAAGCTCGACGGCGAGGTCGGCATCATCGGCAACGGCGCGGGCCTTGTCATGTCGACCCTCGACGTCGTCGCCTACGCGGGAGAGCGTCACGGCGGTGTGAAACCGGCCAACTTCCTCGACATCGGCGGCGGAGCATCGGCCGAGGTCATGGCGGCCGGGCTGGACGTCATCCTCGGTGACGAGCAGGTGAAGAGCGTCTTCGTCAACGTCTTCGGCGGCATCACCGCGTGCGACGCGGTGGCCAACGGCATCGTCGGCGCGCTGGAGGTCCTCGGCGACGCCGCGAGCAAGCCGCTCGTCGTCCGACTCGACGGCAACAAGGTCGAGGAGGGCCGCGCGATCCTGGTCGCCGCCGCCCACCCGCTGGTCACACTCGCGACCACCATGGACGAGGGCGCCGACAAGGCCGCCGAACTGGCTTCTAAGTAA
- the sucD gene encoding succinate--CoA ligase subunit alpha yields the protein MSIYLNKDSKVIVQGITGGEGTKHTALMLKAGTQVVGGVNARKAGTTVTHDGGIELPVFGSVAEAMTETGADVSIVFVPPVFAKDAVVEAIEAGIPLVVVITEGIPVQDSAEFWALAKAKGGTTRIIGPNCPGIITPGEALVGITPANITGKGPIGLVSKSGTLTYQMMYELRDLGFSTAIGIGGDPIIGTTHIDTLEAFEADPETKAIVMIGEIGGDAEERAADYIKANVTKPVVAYVAGFTAPEGKTMGHAGAIVSAGAGTAQGKKEALEAAGVKVGKTPSETAALMREVMASL from the coding sequence ATGTCGATTTACCTCAACAAAGACTCCAAGGTCATCGTGCAGGGCATCACCGGCGGCGAGGGCACCAAGCACACGGCGCTGATGCTCAAGGCCGGCACCCAGGTCGTCGGCGGTGTCAACGCGCGCAAGGCCGGCACCACCGTCACCCACGACGGCGGCATCGAGCTGCCCGTGTTCGGCTCCGTCGCCGAGGCGATGACCGAGACCGGCGCCGACGTGTCGATCGTCTTCGTGCCGCCGGTGTTCGCGAAGGACGCCGTCGTCGAAGCCATCGAGGCGGGCATCCCGCTCGTCGTCGTGATCACCGAGGGCATCCCGGTTCAGGACTCGGCCGAGTTCTGGGCGCTCGCGAAGGCAAAGGGCGGTACGACCCGCATCATCGGCCCGAACTGCCCCGGCATCATCACCCCGGGCGAGGCGCTCGTGGGCATCACCCCCGCGAACATCACCGGCAAGGGCCCGATCGGCCTCGTCTCGAAGTCGGGCACGCTCACGTACCAGATGATGTACGAACTGCGCGATCTGGGCTTCTCGACCGCGATCGGCATCGGCGGCGACCCCATCATCGGCACGACGCACATCGACACGCTCGAGGCGTTCGAGGCCGACCCCGAGACCAAGGCGATCGTGATGATCGGCGAGATCGGCGGAGACGCCGAAGAACGCGCCGCCGACTACATCAAGGCGAACGTCACCAAGCCGGTCGTCGCCTACGTCGCCGGATTCACGGCGCCCGAGGGTAAGACTATGGGCCACGCTGGGGCGATCGTCTCCGCCGGTGCTGGCACCGCGCAGGGCAAGAAGGAGGCCCTCGAGGCCGCCGGAGTCAAGGTCGGCAAGACGCCGAGCGAGACCGCCGCTCTGATGCGCGAGGTAATGGCGTCGCTGTAG
- a CDS encoding DUF4166 domain-containing protein produces the protein MPQSVYQRLLGDDFARLAPELRDYFSAPPAGSVGRGHGVFETAGSRTRWLAPVFTLLARRRILFPEYATDVPFTVTNIPGPGDGLSSRREFHFPGRDRVMHDTMHVIDGRLHDFLGRRGGLEVRLAVTVGTDGALRMASDAAWLHLRGLRLPLPALLSARVFLHESRADGRQRVDVRMRHPLFGEIFRYAGTFSYAYEPLP, from the coding sequence GTGCCACAATCCGTCTACCAACGCCTGCTCGGCGACGACTTCGCCCGGCTCGCGCCGGAGCTGCGCGACTACTTCTCCGCCCCGCCCGCCGGATCGGTCGGTCGCGGCCACGGCGTGTTCGAGACCGCGGGTTCGCGGACGCGCTGGTTGGCCCCGGTTTTCACGCTGCTCGCCCGGCGGCGGATCCTCTTCCCCGAGTACGCCACCGACGTGCCGTTCACCGTCACCAACATCCCGGGGCCGGGCGACGGGCTGAGCTCGCGACGGGAGTTCCACTTCCCCGGACGCGACCGGGTGATGCACGACACGATGCACGTGATCGACGGCCGGCTGCACGACTTCCTCGGCAGGCGCGGCGGACTCGAGGTGCGCCTCGCGGTGACCGTCGGCACCGACGGCGCCCTTCGCATGGCGTCCGATGCGGCCTGGCTGCACCTGCGCGGGCTGCGCCTGCCGCTGCCCGCACTGCTCTCCGCGCGCGTGTTCCTCCACGAGAGCCGGGCGGACGGGCGGCAGCGGGTCGACGTGCGGATGCGACATCCGCTCTTCGGCGAGATCTTCCGCTACGCCGGCACCTTCAGCTACGCCTACGAGCCCCTGCCCTGA
- a CDS encoding alpha/beta hydrolase, translating to MRNVQRRVLAVVASAATAALLAGCTVTAPPKTPVESPAGLEEFYQQQLDWNDCEPRGMECTTVTAPVDWENPDGGDIDLAVVRLVTDGGDRVGSLLMNPGGPGGSGVELVQQAAEFVTSDALRDSFDIVGWDPRGVGQSTGVACYDDAEMDAFLYGVPANPTGSDAWFAQQVEVEKAFAAACAENTGALLGSIDVESNARDMDLLRAVLGDEKLNYLGFSYGTSFGAHYAELFPRNVGRLVLDGAIDPSLGSAETFTVQMGGFENAFRAYVTDCLAGSACPFTGTLDEALAQASALFAGVEGRALTGDDGRQLTASTLGTALSYPLYDEASWPALSQMLTELGASDGDATMALQFADSYNSRTPDGGYADQSMAVYTAATCLDSQFVGGLDSTKATLAAIEAAAPTIGRYVAYADWVHIDIACQNWAYPSAITPHAITADGADPILVLGTTNDPATPYAWAQAMADQLASGVLVTRAGEGHTAYGQGNTCIDATVDDYLIDGTVPATDPLC from the coding sequence ATGAGAAACGTACAGCGCAGGGTCCTGGCCGTCGTCGCGAGCGCGGCCACCGCGGCCCTGCTCGCCGGTTGCACGGTGACCGCGCCGCCGAAGACGCCCGTCGAGTCACCCGCCGGGCTGGAGGAGTTCTACCAGCAGCAACTCGACTGGAACGACTGCGAGCCCCGGGGCATGGAGTGCACCACCGTCACGGCCCCGGTCGACTGGGAGAACCCCGACGGCGGCGACATCGACCTGGCGGTGGTGCGGCTCGTGACCGACGGCGGCGACCGGGTGGGGTCGCTGCTGATGAACCCGGGCGGTCCGGGCGGTTCGGGGGTGGAGCTGGTGCAACAGGCCGCCGAGTTCGTGACATCCGATGCTCTTCGCGACAGCTTCGACATCGTCGGCTGGGACCCGCGGGGCGTCGGCCAATCCACCGGCGTCGCCTGCTACGACGATGCCGAGATGGACGCGTTCCTGTACGGCGTGCCCGCGAACCCGACCGGCTCCGACGCCTGGTTCGCGCAGCAGGTCGAGGTCGAGAAGGCGTTCGCCGCCGCGTGTGCCGAGAACACCGGGGCGCTGCTCGGCTCCATCGACGTCGAGAGCAACGCGCGCGACATGGACCTGCTGCGCGCCGTGCTGGGCGACGAGAAGCTCAACTACCTCGGATTCTCCTACGGGACCTCGTTCGGCGCCCACTATGCCGAGCTCTTCCCGCGGAACGTCGGCCGGCTCGTGCTCGACGGCGCGATCGACCCGTCGCTCGGCTCGGCCGAGACCTTCACGGTGCAGATGGGCGGTTTCGAGAACGCCTTCCGCGCCTATGTCACCGACTGCCTGGCCGGCTCGGCGTGCCCGTTCACCGGCACGCTCGACGAGGCGCTCGCCCAGGCGAGCGCGCTGTTCGCCGGGGTAGAGGGACGCGCGCTCACGGGCGACGACGGCCGCCAGCTCACCGCCTCCACCCTCGGTACGGCGCTCAGCTATCCGCTCTACGACGAGGCGTCGTGGCCCGCGCTCAGCCAGATGCTCACCGAGCTCGGCGCGAGCGACGGTGACGCGACCATGGCGCTGCAGTTCGCCGACTCCTACAACAGCCGCACCCCCGACGGCGGCTACGCCGACCAGTCGATGGCCGTGTACACCGCGGCGACCTGTCTCGACAGCCAGTTCGTCGGAGGGCTCGATTCGACGAAGGCCACCCTGGCCGCCATCGAGGCCGCCGCGCCGACGATCGGCAGGTACGTCGCCTACGCCGACTGGGTGCACATCGACATCGCCTGCCAGAACTGGGCCTACCCCTCGGCGATCACCCCGCACGCGATCACCGCAGACGGCGCCGACCCGATCCTCGTACTCGGCACCACCAACGACCCGGCCACGCCGTACGCGTGGGCGCAGGCGATGGCCGACCAGCTGGCCAGCGGCGTGCTCGTCACCCGCGCGGGCGAGGGCCACACGGCCTACGGGCAGGGCAACACCTGCATCGACGCGACGGTCGACGACTACCTGATCGACGGAACCGTGCCGGCCACCGACCCGCTCTGCTGA
- a CDS encoding cell division protein PerM — protein sequence MNRSLTALFAAFEAALVVAIGVGISLAPLTILWGVQFGFQVDWIVFWRASADIWLVGHGVDMIFALDPATAATLGLAGADAAFPVRIAALGFAMLTVLLGVRAGRRVAETNFLLLGELVAVGTFGLLSLAVTLSALHPLARPSIVQGAIVPTLIFGAAVFVGSLRSHRPSTDATIQPIRAAITKQLLRMPRGLRVSAATALRGGLASATAVIAVAAVLLAVLVAVNYAQIVGLYEGLHTEVLGGAALTLAQLAFIPTFVIWAASWLVGPGFAIGVGSSVSPLGTSLGPIPAIPVFGALPTGDLSFGFVGLLVPVVAAFLAAALLRPKFSAAIGDSSRIGWTVATGLGMGLVGGVALGLLASFASGAAGPGRLSQVGPDPLSVGLWAGVEIGLAALLGLLAAPRRSASDDKAAPASSSSAASSSTSASSSGTASSSGETEVLTAPR from the coding sequence ATGAATCGCTCGCTCACCGCCCTCTTCGCCGCCTTCGAGGCGGCCCTCGTCGTGGCGATCGGCGTCGGCATCTCGCTCGCCCCGCTCACCATCCTCTGGGGGGTGCAGTTCGGGTTCCAGGTCGACTGGATCGTGTTCTGGCGCGCGTCCGCCGACATCTGGCTGGTCGGCCACGGCGTCGACATGATCTTCGCACTCGACCCGGCGACCGCCGCGACCCTCGGACTCGCCGGGGCGGATGCCGCGTTCCCCGTGCGCATCGCCGCCCTCGGCTTCGCCATGCTCACGGTTCTCCTCGGCGTGCGCGCCGGACGCCGCGTGGCCGAGACCAACTTCCTCCTGCTCGGCGAACTGGTGGCGGTCGGCACGTTCGGCCTGCTATCCCTCGCGGTGACGCTCAGCGCGTTGCATCCGCTTGCCCGCCCCTCGATCGTTCAGGGTGCCATCGTGCCCACCCTCATTTTCGGGGCAGCCGTTTTCGTCGGATCGTTGCGTTCCCATCGTCCGTCGACGGATGCCACGATCCAGCCGATCCGCGCGGCGATCACGAAACAGCTGCTGAGGATGCCGCGCGGCCTGCGGGTGTCCGCCGCGACAGCGCTGCGCGGCGGGCTGGCCTCGGCCACCGCGGTCATCGCCGTCGCCGCCGTGCTGCTCGCCGTGCTCGTCGCCGTGAATTACGCGCAGATCGTGGGACTGTACGAGGGCCTGCACACCGAGGTGCTCGGCGGCGCCGCTCTCACCCTCGCGCAGCTCGCGTTCATCCCCACCTTCGTGATCTGGGCCGCCTCGTGGCTCGTCGGCCCCGGCTTCGCCATCGGCGTGGGCTCGTCGGTGTCGCCGCTCGGCACGTCGCTCGGCCCGATCCCTGCCATCCCCGTGTTCGGCGCGCTGCCGACCGGCGACCTGTCGTTCGGGTTCGTCGGGCTGCTGGTGCCGGTCGTCGCCGCCTTCCTCGCGGCCGCCCTGCTGCGCCCGAAATTCTCGGCGGCGATCGGCGACTCCTCGCGCATCGGTTGGACCGTCGCGACCGGGCTCGGCATGGGCCTCGTCGGGGGAGTGGCCCTCGGACTGCTCGCCTCGTTCGCGTCGGGTGCCGCCGGACCCGGCAGGCTCTCGCAGGTCGGGCCAGACCCGCTGAGTGTCGGCCTGTGGGCCGGGGTCGAGATCGGGCTCGCCGCGCTGCTCGGGCTGCTGGCCGCCCCGCGTCGGTCGGCGTCGGACGACAAGGCCGCGCCCGCCTCCTCCTCGAGCGCCGCGTCCTCCTCGACGTCCGCGTCCTCCTCCGGCACCGCGTCCTCCTCTGGCGAGACCGAGGTCCTGACCGCCCCGCGCTAG
- the purN gene encoding phosphoribosylglycinamide formyltransferase, giving the protein MLSLVVLISGGGSNLRVLLEAAQDAEFPARVVAVGADRDAEGLEHAEEFGIPTFSVALSNFDSREAWGKSLLDQIQVWQPDLVVLSGFMKLLPPSVVSALSPNIINTHPAYLPEFPGAHGVRDAIAAGVDQSGASVIVVDTGVDSGPIIAQERVPVLPGDTEHTLHDRIKIVERQLLVQAVLDIANGHIDLKELSLA; this is encoded by the coding sequence GTGCTCTCGCTGGTTGTTCTCATCTCTGGCGGAGGCTCGAACCTGCGCGTGTTGCTCGAAGCCGCCCAGGACGCCGAGTTTCCCGCCCGCGTCGTCGCGGTCGGCGCCGACCGCGACGCTGAAGGGCTCGAGCACGCCGAGGAGTTCGGCATTCCTACCTTCTCCGTCGCCCTGTCGAACTTCGACAGCCGCGAGGCGTGGGGCAAGTCGCTGCTCGACCAGATCCAGGTCTGGCAGCCCGACCTCGTGGTACTCAGCGGCTTTATGAAGCTGCTGCCGCCCAGTGTCGTGAGCGCGCTCAGCCCCAACATCATCAACACCCACCCGGCGTACCTGCCCGAGTTTCCCGGGGCGCACGGCGTGCGCGACGCGATCGCGGCCGGCGTCGACCAGTCGGGTGCATCCGTCATCGTCGTCGACACCGGCGTCGATTCGGGGCCGATCATCGCGCAGGAGCGCGTTCCCGTGCTGCCCGGCGACACCGAGCACACGCTGCACGACCGGATCAAGATCGTCGAGAGGCAACTGCTCGTGCAGGCCGTTCTCGACATCGCCAATGGACACATCGACCTGAAGGAGCTGTCACTCGCATGA